A single candidate division WOR-3 bacterium DNA region contains:
- a CDS encoding rhomboid family intramembrane serine protease — MFFVIPVGSEEGVRRLPYVTIALIAVNSLIWIITALVVGGQMAELNQINERMLAIEVHYTYQLIETDPALLNEFDYDKIRTRILDGEIIPVGTEDYRQWRRLYDNFTKKSGQMVFNKFGFTPARFDFFKLFSSMFLHGGFFHLLFNMLFLWLVGCNIEDDWSWKVFLGLYLVGGLVAGLFHGLAFPKSTVPLIGASGAIAAIMGAFMIRHFKTKIRFAYFFLLFIKPYYGTFSVYAGIALPIWFLQQILGASWGMESGTAYWAHIGGFVFGAGMGASFKYFGIEKKYIEPMVEDSFEKLKMSPKMKEASRLLDIENVTDAVPLLQQIINEEHLNHDAPLILARLYYESGNDEGARSMYERAMDVALRADNDDLIFSLRDEAEAKQYLKSFTEKTLYRLANFYERSGKYEEAVKLYGLHIQIHQTSPVRPKAIHKVHLLFRNNLKDEVMARNALAYLHKEYPSWLQA, encoded by the coding sequence ATGTTCTTCGTTATTCCGGTTGGCAGTGAAGAGGGGGTTAGGCGACTCCCGTATGTTACAATTGCGTTGATTGCCGTCAATTCGCTTATTTGGATCATTACGGCCTTGGTCGTAGGCGGGCAGATGGCGGAATTGAATCAAATCAACGAGAGGATGCTGGCGATAGAAGTGCATTACACCTACCAGTTGATTGAAACCGATCCCGCCCTGCTGAACGAGTTTGATTACGATAAAATACGTACGCGGATCCTTGACGGCGAGATAATACCGGTCGGCACCGAAGATTACCGGCAATGGAGGCGTCTCTACGACAATTTCACTAAAAAGAGCGGTCAGATGGTATTCAACAAATTCGGTTTCACACCTGCCCGGTTCGACTTTTTCAAGCTTTTCTCGTCCATGTTCCTGCATGGGGGTTTTTTTCATCTGCTTTTCAATATGCTCTTTCTCTGGCTTGTCGGGTGTAATATCGAAGACGATTGGAGTTGGAAGGTATTCCTGGGACTCTACTTGGTTGGCGGCCTGGTTGCGGGTCTATTCCACGGTCTGGCTTTTCCCAAAAGCACGGTACCCTTGATTGGCGCTTCGGGGGCCATCGCGGCGATCATGGGAGCTTTCATGATCCGTCACTTCAAAACTAAGATTCGTTTTGCTTATTTTTTTCTTCTTTTCATTAAACCATACTATGGTACATTCTCTGTATATGCCGGTATAGCTCTGCCAATATGGTTCTTGCAGCAGATTCTTGGGGCAAGTTGGGGCATGGAGTCGGGAACTGCGTACTGGGCCCATATCGGCGGGTTTGTTTTTGGTGCGGGAATGGGCGCGTCGTTCAAATACTTTGGTATCGAGAAGAAATATATTGAACCAATGGTTGAAGACAGTTTCGAGAAATTGAAAATGTCACCAAAGATGAAAGAAGCAAGCAGACTACTGGATATTGAAAATGTAACTGATGCTGTTCCCTTGTTACAACAGATAATAAACGAGGAGCATCTCAACCATGATGCCCCTTTGATCCTGGCTCGGCTGTATTATGAAAGTGGCAACGATGAAGGCGCGAGGTCGATGTACGAGAGGGCCATGGATGTTGCCTTGCGAGCCGACAATGACGACCTCATATTCTCCTTGCGTGATGAGGCAGAGGCGAAACAGTACTTGAAATCCTTCACGGAAAAGACACTGTACAGACTCGCGAATTTCTACGAGCGATCCGGAAAATATGAAGAAGCGGTAAAATTATATGGCCTCCACATACAAATTCATCAAACCAGCCCGGTTAGGCCAAAGGCGATCCACAAAGTTCACCTGCTGTTCAGGAACAACCTGAAAGATGAAGTTATGGCCAGGAATGCCCTCGCTTACTTGCACAAAGAATATCCAAGTTGGTTGCAGGCTTGA
- the tilS gene encoding tRNA lysidine(34) synthetase TilS, with protein sequence MSVSVLEKLTRRVEATIREHQMFEGVSTVIIAFSAGPDSVCLLDVLHHLYQGKIDFELVYVNHGMRPQSILRREESMVKEYALKYGARHKILAVKVKKKGVGIEAAARAARYSALLSHLEETDAARIAFGHNLDDFVETFLMNFLRGSGMTGLKSIPAKRLPFVRPLLNCKKVDVINYLKLRRLKYATDRTNRSLDYRRNILRMKVLPVLAKLNPGIHETIRRECQILKYDDDYLWGEANKLYGRVVRFEKDCAVLDMNRLMRYNIAVIIRVVMKAISELRGDLEGYESKHYYAIISLTNKEHSKRISLPKGLYAQREYEDIVIGRTRPSRVLKIPVDINNRSVLIGDIRVKMRIEKDCNVGMSKRNREIFDLDELNLPLYVRNKRPGDLIETNVGRKKLKKVYSEQRIVSRKRGKTLLLCDQIGILWIIGIRRASRGMVSDKTKQTLVVEYERLD encoded by the coding sequence ATGAGTGTATCGGTGCTGGAAAAACTGACTAGGAGAGTAGAAGCAACGATTCGAGAACATCAAATGTTCGAGGGGGTGTCGACGGTAATAATTGCATTTTCAGCAGGTCCGGATTCGGTCTGTCTGTTGGATGTGCTTCACCATCTATACCAGGGCAAAATCGATTTTGAACTGGTGTATGTGAATCACGGTATGCGTCCGCAGAGCATACTCCGTCGTGAAGAATCGATGGTAAAGGAATATGCATTGAAGTACGGTGCAAGACACAAAATTCTGGCAGTCAAAGTGAAGAAAAAGGGGGTCGGTATCGAAGCAGCGGCAAGGGCTGCACGGTACAGCGCCCTATTGTCTCATCTTGAAGAAACGGACGCCGCGCGTATTGCATTCGGGCATAATCTCGATGATTTTGTGGAAACGTTCTTGATGAACTTCCTGAGGGGCAGTGGGATGACTGGTCTGAAATCCATACCGGCAAAGCGGTTGCCGTTTGTCAGGCCCTTGTTGAACTGCAAGAAGGTCGACGTCATTAATTACCTGAAACTGAGACGACTCAAATATGCTACGGATAGGACAAATCGCTCATTGGATTATCGCCGCAACATTTTGAGAATGAAAGTGCTGCCGGTTTTGGCAAAACTGAATCCTGGGATTCACGAGACAATCAGAAGAGAATGTCAGATACTGAAGTACGATGATGATTACCTCTGGGGAGAGGCAAATAAATTGTATGGGAGGGTGGTCAGATTCGAGAAAGACTGTGCTGTCCTTGACATGAATAGGCTTATGCGCTATAATATAGCTGTTATAATTCGAGTGGTAATGAAAGCGATATCCGAGTTACGTGGAGACTTAGAGGGTTATGAAAGTAAACATTACTACGCTATTATTAGTCTAACGAATAAAGAGCACAGCAAGAGAATAAGTCTGCCCAAGGGTTTGTACGCTCAGCGTGAGTACGAAGATATTGTGATCGGGCGTACAAGACCGAGTAGGGTCTTGAAAATACCTGTGGATATCAATAATAGGTCCGTTTTGATCGGTGATATCCGAGTGAAGATGAGGATCGAGAAAGACTGTAATGTGGGCATGTCGAAGCGTAATCGAGAAATTTTTGATTTGGATGAACTTAATTTACCGTTATATGTCAGAAACAAAAGGCCGGGTGATCTAATTGAAACTAACGTGGGAAGGAAGAAGCTGAAAAAGGTATACAGCGAACAGAGGATTGTTTCGAGAAAACGCGGTAAGACCCTGCTCCTATGCGATCAGATTGGGATACTGTGGATCATAGGAATCAGGCGTGCGTCCCGGGGAATGGTGAGCGATAAAACGAAGCAAACTCTGGTGGTTGAATATGAACGTCTTGATTGA
- the hpt gene encoding hypoxanthine phosphoribosyltransferase: MNVLIEEKEIRKKVAELGLQINADYRDRNPVLIGVLKGAFMFLADLLRETDIALEVDFLSIRSYNGTESSGVVRITHDLSLNIEDRDVILVEDIIDTGRTVKYILDNLRTRKPRSLVVCSLLNKEERRVIEVPLKYVGFTIPGLFVVGYGLDFDNCYRNLKYIGVLDDK, encoded by the coding sequence ATGAACGTCTTGATTGAAGAGAAAGAGATAAGAAAGAAGGTCGCTGAGTTGGGGTTACAGATCAACGCCGATTACAGGGACCGGAATCCAGTGCTCATTGGTGTCTTGAAAGGCGCGTTCATGTTCCTCGCCGATCTTCTGAGGGAAACCGATATTGCTCTTGAAGTTGATTTTCTATCGATACGCAGCTATAATGGTACTGAGTCGAGTGGTGTGGTTCGTATCACCCATGATCTTTCTTTGAACATCGAAGACCGGGATGTGATTTTGGTCGAGGACATTATCGATACCGGACGTACGGTCAAATACATACTTGACAATCTCCGTACCCGCAAGCCGCGCAGTCTTGTTGTCTGCTCGTTGCTCAATAAAGAAGAAAGGCGCGTGATCGAAGTTCCGCTGAAATACGTTGGCTTCACAATTCCCGGCTTGTTTGTTGTTGGTTACGGCCTTGACTTTGACAACTGTTACCGTAACCTGAAATATATAGGAGTATTAGATGATAAATAA